In one window of Onychomys torridus chromosome 7, mOncTor1.1, whole genome shotgun sequence DNA:
- the LOC118587667 gene encoding repetitive proline-rich cell wall protein 1-like produces MHHSSVFHFTPVYITPVNITPVCITPVCITSVYITPVCITPVCITPVCITPVYITPVYITPVCITPVCITPVCITSVYITPVCITPVYITPVCITPVCITPVNITPVCITPVCITSVYITPVCITPVYITPVYITPVCITPVYITSVYITPVCITPVCITPVCITSVYITPVCITPVYITSVYITPVCITPVCITPVCITPVCFNSPQCASPQYTSPQCASPQCTSPQCASIHPSVHHLSIHHPSVHHPRVHHPSVHHPSVHHLSIHHPSEHHPSVHHLSIHHPSEHHPSVHHLSVHHPSEHHPSVHHPSVHHSSVHHPSVHHPSVLQFTPVYITPVCFNSPQCASPQCVSSL; encoded by the coding sequence ATGCATCACTCCAGTGTGTTTCATTTCACCCCAGTGTACATCACCCCAGTGAACATCACCCCAGTGTGCATCACCCCAGTGTGCATCACCTCAGTGTACATCACCCCAGTGTGCATCACCCCAGTGTGCATCACCCCAGTGTGCATCACCCCAGTGTACATCACCCCAGTGTACATCACCCCAGTGTGCATCACCCCAGTGTGCATCACCCCAGTGTGCATCACCTCAGTGTACATCACCCCAGTGTGCATCACCCCAGTGTACATCACCCCAGTGTGCATCACCCCAGTGTGCATCACCCCAGTGAACATCACCCCAGTGTGCATCACCCCAGTGTGCATCACCTCAGTGTACATCACCCCAGTGTGCATCACCCCAGTGTACATCACCCCAGTGTACATCACCCCAGTGTGCATCACCCCAGTGTACATCACCTCAGTATACATCACCCCAGTGTGCATCACCCCAGTGTGCATCACCCCAGTGTGCATCACCTCAGTGTACATCACCCCAGTGTGCATCACCCCAGTGTACATCACCTCAGTGTACATCACCCCAGTGTGCATCACCCCAGTGTGCATCACCCCAGTGTGCATCACCCCAGTGTGCTTCAATTCACCCCAGTGTGCATCACCTCAGTATACATCACCCCAGTGTGCATCACCCCAGTGTACATCACCCCAGTGTGCTTCAATTCACCCCAGTGTGCATCACCTCAGTATACATCACCCCAGTGTGCATCACCCCCGTGTGCATCACCCCAGTGTGCATCACCCCAGTGTGCATCACCTCAGTATACATCACCCCAGTGAACATCACCCCAGTGTGCATCACCTCAGTATACATCACCCCAGTGAACATCACCCCAGTGTGCATCACCTCAGTGTACATCACCCCAGTGAACATCACCCCAGTGTGCATCACCCCAGTGTACATCACTCCAGTGTGCATCACCCCAGTGTGCATCACCCCAGTGTGCTTCAATTCACCCCAGTGTACATCACCCCAGTGTGCTTCAATTCACCCCAGTGTGCATCACCCCAGTGTGTATCTTCTCTGTAA